In the genome of Dromiciops gliroides isolate mDroGli1 chromosome 1, mDroGli1.pri, whole genome shotgun sequence, the window CTGGAGGAGAAGAGGAACCTTTACTATGGCCACCTGGGTACCTGGACCATGAAGTGCCCAGAATCCAGGAGGGgtagggggggaggggtgaggaaacTTGGGATGTGGCATAGAGAGTATGGCCAGGCCAGGGTTCCAGGGCCTCACCCGTAGCCCCCTTCTCTCGATCTGCCCAATGCCACTTCTGGATGATGAGGGGCACGTGACCGGAGCTTGTTCCCGGTTCTATACCACAGTGGCAGGGGGTAACCCGAAGACTCTGGGCTCCTGGCTCCGGGGGCTTCCTGCTGTTCCCAGAGGGTCAGTTTTGCATATAGCAGGCCTTGGGGTTCTATGCCTCACAGCTAGCTGCTGGGCCCGGCACCCTGGGGAGCAAGATATAACAGTGTGATAGAGACAGGGTCTTGTGGCAGGCTCCATAGCCTATAAGGACCAGCCCTGCCCATTCTCTGGCCACCCATTCTCCCCCTATCTTCAGTTCCCATTCCTTGCCAGTCTGAGCCCTTGTTCCCTCACCAGGGAGGCTTCAGGCTTGACTCGCTGATTCTGCCTTCAACACCTTACTTGATCTATCCCCAggtccacacccccccccccccaagtcatcCCCAGATCCCATGCACCTCGGAAATGAGGGCAGCAACACAGTGCCGTGAGCACAGGGCCGGGTGCGCGCTGGATGCAGGGGTCCCATGAGGGGCAGGATTAGGCCCGGAGCAGATGAGCAGCCTCCAACTCCAGGTGGAAAGTGTGGTCCAGCCTCAGGAAGTCAGTACCATCCCCTCGAAGCGGTCCTGTCCTGGCTCTTGGTGTACCATCCACTTGTAGCAGGCAGCAGAGATCTGGTGCAGTGGGTCCTGCTGGCAGGCGCAGGCCCCCTAGCCCATGTAAGTGCAGACTGAGGCGCCCCCAGAGGGCAGGGGGGGAGGCacgtgggggtggggctgcttcatAGGGTCGGAAGGCATCGGGAGATGGGTGAGGAGGCCGTTCAGGGGAGTCACCGTCGCTGAGGTAGCCGGCCTGGCCCCCCTGGGCTCCCTCTGTACACCTCTGTGCTTCCACGCTGCTGTCCAGGTGGTATCGGCTTATGACTGAGCCAGCTGGGGCCGCCCGTTCTCGTTCCCCCTCACGGTCCCGCCCGCTTCTGGGTCCTCGGAGGCTCAGTCGTCGCCTTAGTTCAGGCAgttttttcatcttcattgaGAGGCGCCTTGCAGGGCCTGGAGATTTGGTTCGCGATGGTTTAGTAGGGGGATTGCTGGGGACGACCTCTGGGGCTGGTCCTATGTAAAGACAGAGGAGGAGTCAGATGTTGGAGAACAGAAGATTAGACTTAGGGACCTAtgaatgggggatgggggataCTGATGGGGCAGGGACTGGCATGGGGACAACTGAGGGGAAGGGATCTGAGAACAGCAGGGATCAGGAGGGTGGGGATGAGAATGAGGACTATGGACAGATGGGGGTTTAGGGGGCTGGGACTGGGGGTTGGAGGGAAGGCTGGAGAGCAGGGCTGAGGTTAAGGACATGGAAAGGAGACTATAGGGTACAGGGTAGGGAGAAGAGTAGGTCCTGGAGGCAGCTGAGTGGAGAGATTTAGGACAGGAGATTAGGTTACAATTGTTTCCTTACCCCCAGGGGTTGCACTCTCCAGGTTGGTCTGAGTGGGCTGGGGTGTGGTCCCCCCAGAGGCCTGGCCTCCTGGCTCTTCTTCGGGGATAGGATTGTACCATATCTCTCCAACTAGTTCCGTGGGCCCTCCAGGTCCCAGCACTATCTCCTCTGGAGCCTTGCTGCCCCCCCAGCACCCAGCGACGGCTGCTGGACTCCAGGCTCTGCAGGTAGGCCCCCCCGGGCTGGGTTTCTTGACACTTCAGGGCTAGGAGGTTCCTCTTCCCCAGGCCCTGCCACCTGGGGTATAGGCTCTGTCTTGGGGACTTCAGGTGCTGGCTCAGGGACTCTGGGTTCTGGGATCGGAGCTGGGCGGCCTGTGGGGACAGGAGGAGGTGAGACTGTCACCTCATCTgcccagaggagaggaggggcccAGTCCTTAAATCCccactctcccctttctctcatgCTCACTTAGGGCTCTAAGCAAAGCCTGACATCAGTAGAGATGCCCCCTCCCTGCCATCCCTTTCTCCCCCCTTAGCATCCCCCAGGGGTCTGCTCCTCACACCCGACTGTCCCGACTAAAGGGTGCCTGCTCACTGTTCTCACCACTCCTCAGCTCCCTGTCCTTGGGCCACCCTGAGGAGCAGCAGCCACTGTTGATCTCCCCTGGGATAGGCAGCCATTCCAACTGTATAACGGTTTGGAGTCCgaccccatcccacccctcctCCTGTTCCCCCCTCCATCCTTCCACCCCTTGCTCCCAGATCACCACCCCCATCCCAttccctgaggtaccaccttctccttcctccagCCTCCACCTTGGGGTCCCCCCAAGAGGGGCAGTTAGGAGGGCTGTGTATGAAGAAGATGTCAGCGGTAGGAGCTCTGGCCCTTGGAACTCCCCTTGGACCTCACCTCTATCCTTCACATCCGACTTTTTCCGGGGAAGTTTCTCCCGGCCCCGAAGGCGGGAGAAGGTTTTCCTGAGTAGCGGCTCGGCCATGCTGGGGGCTGGGGTTGGGGGCTGGGCCAGGGTCCTGCCAGGCCAGGCAGAGCCCCTTGCCCTGGGccgccccctcccctcttctccttgcCTGCCCACCCTGCtggatttctccctccctccctcctccctccctcccttaggcAGGAAACAAATTCCAGGAATGCTTTggcccaaactttttttttcttcccttggcCAGAGCAGGTGCTGCTGGGAGATGTAGTTCTTGCCTGGGGATGGATAGGATGGGAAGCTGGAGAGAGTAGATGGAGAGAAACTTTAGGAAGCTGAGGTAGTAAGGGGAAGATGGGGATTGTGGGAGGCATGGGACAATGGCTGGAGCATTTTTGTCTTGGCAAAGGATTGAGTTTCGAGTGGGCTTGGGTCAAGCTGTTGGACCTCATGTGCAGGGTCCTGGATCTCCATGGAGGTAAGGGATGTGGAGGGGAGGGATCTGGAGGAATAGATGGTGTGGAGCGTGGTGATGTGACAGGGAGGAGGGACGAGGGCAAGATCTCCCCAAGAAGAAACTAGAGAAAGGGTGTTGGGAGAGAACCTTAGTTTAGCAGATGCTCTGGACATTGTGTTGAGAGTGAGAGTGATCAGGTATGGTTCAGGACAGGAGGGTTCGACAAAGATTGGGATTCCTATTCCCATATGGAGTAAAAGCAGGGATGTGCCAAaaagtgtttaacaaccagctgtcctaatatatatgtgtgagtatgtatgtatatgtatatgtatatgtatatgtatatgtatatgtatatgtatatgtatatgtatatgtatatgtatatgtatgtgggacacacttttaagtttaattggcattattaacatttaccccatcactttattaagtctagacaatcaacgaaacaataaatcaagcccttatttgtagcatttgccaatttctgaggtataaaaatgctcacactgaaaatttcactGCGGCTTTCTagagctggcttcagacacctgcaGGGTAACACAGGAATTAGAGATGGATAAAGTGGGAAACTGAATTGGGGGTGGTGTGAGGAAGGCTGGGGATAGGGAATAAGGAGGCAGGAGAAGGGAGATCTGCACTTTCAGGCCTGCTTTTGCCTCTGCCTCCTAGCACCAGAGATGTACAACTGGAAAGCACATCAAAGGCCATTTAGTTCAAGGtgctccacattttacagattaagaaactgaggctggagtcaCATCTGTAATGGGTGATAGTTAGAATCTGAgctggttctctgactccaaagccagcatgGTTTCCATCAACCCCCACTTCCTGCCCTTCTGTGTGTCCAAGGTGGTACTTGActccaaggcttcctgactcctgggctcaTTCCCAATCCAGTACTCTGGGCTGCCTTGGGTGAGCTACTCTTTGGGCctgtttttttcatctgaaaaatgcagATATAACCTCAGCTTTCCTTACCTTAAAAAAGACTCAGTTGAGGTAATGATTGAGAAGTAGCTTGGGGAAGTTATAAATGCTACTCTTTGCCTatcatgttattgttattaaagtCTTGGAATTGAAAGGGACATCGAAAGTATTTCAGCCCAGCTTCTCCCTGAATCACAAACCTCATTCTACCCTGTTAGAGGGGTAGGCAAAAGAGctttggatctggagtcagagagccAGAGCTCAAATCCCAGGCCATTAACTCCTATGGGCCCCAATGTCCCGTGTCAAATGAGCTGGTGGGACGAGATGGTCTCCAAGTGCCTTCTCAGCTCCAGCCTGCACTCTGATATCTCCAGTGAAGGAGAGTTCATTATATCACACCAAGATGACCTGTTCTGTTTTGGAATAACTCTAATTATTAAGGTACTTTTTATTACTCTAGATTAAAGTCTGTCTGATGGAGCCTTCTACCCAGTGCTCACAGTTCTGTCCTCTTCACATCAAGCAGAACAAGTCCAATCTGCCTTCCTGATCAAATATTTGAGGACAACAGCACATTCTGGGAGTGGTGGTTGGCATCTGTGAAGGGGAAGTTATTGAGATTCTACCATTTAACCGGGATCTTTGGGGCCCAGTGCTCTGTTTAGCCACCTAAGGGGATATCCTCAGTACCTTAGTCATGACTGTctaagagaaggggagaggactgggggagggggctcaAAGcattctccaccccccaccccagcacgaTCCTAGGCCCTGTCTCCCTCCCATCCTTACCCCAGGTGTTCCTGGGCACTCTCAAAGATGAGGTATTGAGTGTCCAGCCTGGCTCAGACCATTTTCTTAGGGGCCTAGGTATTTAgcacagagcttcttaaactttttccacatgcgagcccttttcacccaagaaatttttacatgaccccagatatacaggtatataaaataggtatacataaccttttactgttgccaaattattcatgaccaccacattcagttatacaacccatagtttaagaagcttgaaTCTAGCAAATGGGACAAGTAACTCCCTGGGATCAAAAGATGAGAGTTACTCTTGACTTGGGTACTTGGCCAGTAACTTAGAGGTTAGTGAACAGGTAACCAACAGGCAACAGGAGTTGATAATCTAGGTATTAAAGAGGTAAGATGGTAGTGGTGGACTACGGTATGCAGGAGCTCCCCTCTCCCAAACCCACCCATCATCCTGACTTCCCTCTTTCTGCTGAGGGCAGCCCACCTCTCCCTGATTCTCACTTTCCCTCATCCTTCATATCCAATCAGTCCGCAAAGCTTGACAGTTTCTTTCCTCAGCAGAGCCTCTTGCTTCCCTGACCTTCTCTCTGCTCATACAGCCAGCAGCCTTGCACAGGCTCTCCTCACTTCTCCTGGATCTCACCTCTGAGACTCTTAGCTACCTTCAGAACTTAGTTCAAGTACGGCCTTcagcaggaagcctttcctggtcccccctAGCTGCTAGCCTTCTTCTGTTACTTGGAGTTTACTTTGTGTACATTATGTatttataggttatacatgttgtttccccggATAGAGTCTAAGTTCTTTGTGAACAGGCACCgtgtctttttgtctttgtatccttaacgtttaggacagtgcttggcacatagtaggtacttaataaatgcttgttgattgtttttcAGGAACCACTGGTGGCATTGCAGGAGTTTGGGGACAGTAGGGAGCACAGTGGGGTTACTGGGGTCTTTTGGGGGCATTGAGGCTTTTTGATTTAGGGATTAGAGGGTGGGGAGCTGTGGAAGGGTTGGGTGCTGTTGGGGAGGTTCATATGATAGGAGTAACTAGAGAGGACTTGGGAAATTGTGAAGCCCAGAGTtgatggtgttaagggctaaaattctagctagtctgtctaaaatatctaatgagtggtcatcaataaattataagctttagcaagagttagacttttaagcatttattaaggagaataagaatttggtaaagagagagaaaggcctagattcctatctattaaagggagagcacatttctagctccactttccaccagagtccaaaggaaagagagtgagactgagccgccagtctcttccttcttcctcccactagcctgcgccacttcctgacgccaaagaaaagactcctggtcttgccctcaaagaccttcgcttcatgggcggaacttttctacagtaagtctccagcaggtggcatcattccaatcgttacaatggtatgaccataggcaagtctaGATACAAACTCAGGTTGTCTGACCCCAAGTCAACTAGTCTTTCCATTATGCTACAGTGTCTTCAGTGCCTTTGGAgttagggtggggtggggagagtatGGGTAATTGGAGTTTGTTGGAATTGAAGATTATGGGCTGTTGGGTATAGTAGGATAAGGAGATCTGTGGGCAGGAGAAATGTTAGGAGCTATGGTAGGGCTGGGAAGAGGTGGGACCAGGAGTGTGCTGGGGCATGGACCCTTACCTTGGGTGGCAGTTGGCGCAGAGGCATACAGTTTTGAGTGGCCAACTTTAGCTAGATGGCAGCACTTCCCATGGCTCAGGCCCTAGGGTAGACAAGCTCCCACCAAAGCCAGCAGCTGGCCATGTCTCACTGCCCTGCCAGCCTATGCCCTCTGTTCCCTGTGGCCATAGACCCGTGAGTTGGACCTGAGGCTGACCGCCTTGTCACCAGGGTGGTCCATACCCCCAGACTCAAGACGTGCCTTGTGCCCTTGGCAAGATAGCACATAGCCCCCATTGTATAGGAGAGAGGGGTAGCAGTGGGAGATAGGCCATTTGGGGAGCAGGAGGTAGGTCAggagttagggttagggttagtcagtgtctgagga includes:
- the SYDE1 gene encoding LOW QUALITY PROTEIN: rho GTPase-activating protein SYDE1 (The sequence of the model RefSeq protein was modified relative to this genomic sequence to represent the inferred CDS: inserted 2 bases in 2 codons; deleted 8 bases in 6 codons; substituted 3 bases at 3 genomic stop codons) → MAEPLLRKTFSRLRGREKLPRKKSDVKDRGRPAPIPEPRVPEPAPEVPKTEPIPQVAGPGEEEPPSPEVSRNPARGAYLQSLESSSRRWVLGGSKAPEEIVLGPGGPTELVGEIWYNPIPEEEPGGQASGGTTPQPTQTNLESATPGGPAPEVVPSNPPTKPSRTKSPGPARRLSMKMKKLPELRRRLSLRGPRSGRDREGERERAAPAGSVISRYHLDSSVEAQRCTEGAQGGQAGYLSDGDSPERPPHPSPDAFRPYEAAPPPRASPPALWGRLSLHLHGLGGLRLPAGPTAPDLCCLLQVDGTPRARTGPLRGDGTDFLRLDHTFHLELEAAHLLRAXSCPSWDPCIQRTRPCAHGTVLLPSFPRWCRAQQLAVRIEPQGLLYAKLTLWEQQEAPXSQEPRVFGLPPATVVXNREQAPVTCPSSSRSGIGQIERRGLRVVGLYRLCGAAAVKKELRDAFERDSAAVSISEELYPDINVITGILKDYLRELPTTPHHPTTLPMGSWRPXGRGHPVEAESTPQGTRELLQCLPEVERAKLTLLWITLRLSPPSTAHNRMTPQNLAVCFGPVLLPXRQAPTRLRGRCLAQVLAPGSPAPLDFKRHIEVLHYLLQAWPDPRRPPDPPDSVPYLRPKRQPLLELPLGEPEVVTRPRDRGGPESPPSNRYAGDWSICGRDFLSYGGDFLSGPDYDQVAGSSEDDEDEDEGRGQEGAGDFVGDFALMDDDPEAPFNTRLNLKDFDTLILDLERELSKQINVCL